One genomic window of Pseudomonadales bacterium includes the following:
- the lon gene encoding endopeptidase La, which yields MGQEHKGQKKHHRDPSESPVHTELPVLPLRDVVVYPHMVIPLFVGREKSILALDEAMEQQKQILLVAQRDPSIDDPKLDDLYAIGTLASVLQMLKLPDGTVKILVEGAERVLLENITESEGYFVANYEVIVSEPLEPGDADLLSRSAIAQFEQYVGLSKKIPSEVVSTVAGIEDLDRLADTLATHMALSLEHKQEILEIVDLRERVEHLLTIMGSELELFEVEQKIRGRVKKQMEKSQREYYLNEQMKAIQKELGEVEEGVSDIDALEKKIHDSGMHKAAVEKCESELNKLKMMAPMSAEASVLRGYLDWMVGVPWKKRSRVRHDLERAEKILNEDHYGLDEVKERILEFLAVQQRVKKLKGPVLCLVGPPGVGKTSLGESVARATGRKFVRMSLGGVRDEAEIRGHRRTYIGSLPGKLIQKISKTKVKNPLFLLDEIDKMGMDHRGDPASALLEVLDPEQNNTFNDHYLEVDYDLSEVLFICTANSMNIPGPLLDRMEVIRIPGYTEDEKVNIAMKYLLPKQIKANGLKAGEIVLEDAAIRDIVRYYTREAGVRGLDREIAKICRKVLTGLVREQSTDKRVVDSAALEELLGVRKFDYGKAEEESQVGQVTGLAWTQVGGELLTIETSAVPGKGQVVKTGSLGDVMQESIQAALTVVRSRSQMLGIRRDFHQKNDLHIHVPEGATPKDGPSAGIGMCTAIVSVLTNIPVKANVAMTGEITLRGQVLKIGGLKEKLLAAHRGGVKTVIIPKENERDLKEIPDNIKADLDIRPVQWIDEVLQIALQHMPEALSDEEYKYVEPDDQKSDKTAERRANTH from the coding sequence ATGGGTCAAGAGCATAAAGGTCAAAAAAAGCACCACCGCGATCCGTCAGAGAGCCCAGTTCATACGGAGCTGCCTGTGCTGCCACTGCGTGATGTGGTTGTATACCCTCATATGGTCATTCCTCTGTTTGTTGGTCGTGAGAAATCAATACTGGCACTTGATGAGGCTATGGAGCAACAGAAGCAGATTCTTCTGGTCGCTCAACGTGATCCGTCAATTGATGATCCAAAACTCGATGATCTCTATGCGATAGGCACCCTGGCTTCAGTTTTGCAGATGTTAAAGCTGCCTGATGGTACCGTAAAAATTCTGGTTGAAGGTGCCGAGCGTGTGTTGCTTGAAAATATTACCGAATCAGAGGGTTACTTTGTTGCCAATTATGAAGTGATTGTTTCTGAGCCTCTTGAGCCCGGTGATGCAGATTTGTTGAGTCGTTCGGCTATTGCCCAGTTCGAACAATATGTTGGTCTGAGCAAGAAGATCCCTTCCGAAGTAGTCAGTACTGTAGCCGGCATCGAAGATCTGGACAGGTTGGCTGATACTTTGGCGACCCATATGGCGTTAAGTTTGGAGCACAAGCAGGAAATTCTTGAAATTGTTGACTTGCGGGAAAGGGTTGAACATCTGCTGACTATCATGGGTTCCGAGCTTGAGCTGTTCGAGGTTGAACAGAAAATCCGCGGGCGTGTAAAAAAGCAGATGGAAAAAAGTCAGCGAGAGTATTACCTCAACGAGCAGATGAAAGCTATTCAAAAAGAGCTGGGTGAGGTGGAAGAAGGTGTCAGTGATATCGATGCTCTGGAAAAGAAAATCCATGATTCCGGTATGCACAAAGCCGCAGTGGAAAAGTGTGAATCCGAATTGAACAAGCTGAAAATGATGGCTCCCATGTCAGCAGAAGCTTCAGTTCTACGCGGTTATCTTGATTGGATGGTGGGGGTGCCCTGGAAGAAGCGCTCCCGGGTGCGTCATGACTTGGAGAGAGCAGAAAAAATTCTGAACGAGGACCACTATGGGCTGGATGAGGTAAAGGAGCGTATTCTTGAGTTCCTGGCAGTTCAGCAGCGTGTGAAAAAACTTAAAGGACCGGTCTTGTGTCTGGTAGGCCCTCCTGGTGTGGGTAAAACCTCGTTAGGCGAGTCTGTCGCTCGTGCAACCGGGCGCAAATTTGTTCGCATGTCGCTGGGCGGTGTGCGGGATGAAGCTGAAATACGTGGTCATCGCCGCACCTATATTGGTTCGCTTCCTGGCAAGCTGATTCAGAAAATATCGAAAACAAAAGTCAAAAATCCGCTTTTCCTGCTTGATGAAATTGACAAGATGGGAATGGATCATCGTGGAGACCCCGCCTCAGCGCTGCTGGAAGTTCTCGATCCCGAGCAAAACAATACGTTTAATGACCACTATCTGGAGGTGGACTATGACCTCTCTGAAGTGTTGTTTATCTGCACCGCCAATTCAATGAATATCCCTGGCCCTCTGCTGGATCGAATGGAGGTGATTCGCATCCCCGGTTATACCGAAGATGAGAAAGTTAATATTGCAATGAAATATCTGTTGCCTAAGCAAATCAAGGCCAACGGCCTGAAAGCAGGAGAAATTGTTCTCGAAGATGCTGCCATTCGTGACATTGTTCGTTATTACACACGTGAGGCCGGTGTTCGTGGGCTTGATCGGGAAATTGCGAAAATTTGCCGGAAGGTGTTGACCGGTCTGGTTCGTGAGCAGTCTACCGACAAGCGTGTAGTTGATTCGGCTGCCCTGGAAGAATTGTTGGGTGTTCGCAAGTTTGACTATGGTAAGGCCGAGGAGGAAAGTCAGGTAGGACAAGTAACGGGATTGGCCTGGACTCAGGTAGGCGGAGAATTACTGACAATCGAAACCTCGGCGGTGCCAGGAAAGGGCCAGGTTGTGAAAACCGGTTCGTTGGGTGATGTCATGCAAGAGTCTATTCAAGCAGCCCTTACTGTTGTGCGTAGTCGCAGTCAGATGCTCGGTATTCGTCGTGATTTTCATCAGAAAAATGATTTGCACATTCATGTTCCAGAAGGTGCAACACCCAAAGATGGGCCCAGTGCCGGTATTGGCATGTGTACAGCGATCGTTTCCGTGCTAACTAATATACCGGTCAAGGCAAATGTTGCCATGACCGGCGAAATAACCCTGCGTGGGCAGGTTCTGAAAATTGGTGGTCTTAAGGAGAAATTACTGGCTGCCCACCGCGGCGGTGTTAAAACAGTAATTATTCCGAAAGAAAATGAGAGAGATCTCAAAGAGATACCGGATAATATTAAAGCAGACTTGGATATTCGTCCGGTGCAGTGGATCGATGAGGTTTTGCAAATTGCCTTGCAGCATATGCCTGAGGCGTTATCCGATGAAGAGTACAAATATGTCGAGCCAGATGATCAGAAATCAGACAAAACCGCTGAAAGGCGCGCAAATACTCATTAA
- a CDS encoding HU family DNA-binding protein, translated as MNKSELVDAIAEEADISKASAGRALDAAIDAITGSLKKGDAVSLVGFGTFSVKHRAARQGRNPQTGATIQISAANVPSFKAGKALKDAVN; from the coding sequence GTGAATAAATCTGAACTCGTTGATGCGATCGCCGAAGAGGCGGATATTTCCAAAGCTTCTGCAGGTCGTGCACTGGATGCTGCTATTGATGCTATTACTGGTTCGCTGAAAAAGGGTGATGCTGTTTCTTTGGTTGGTTTTGGTACCTTCTCTGTGAAACATCGTGCCGCTCGCCAGGGTCGCAATCCACAGACTGGTGCAACTATCCAGATTTCTGCGGCTAATGTGCCCAGCTTTAAAGCAGGTAAGGCGCTGAAAGACGCCGTTAACTAA
- a CDS encoding SurA N-terminal domain-containing protein, which yields MLQNFRDNMKGVTAFLLVGIIIIPFALFGVDSIFLSGSSVEKAATVNGEPISKLRLQQAVAIRKQQILNRFQDISPELIDDQQLQGPVLNELVRQKALQIEAKSHDIVIPQKRVYQALLDTEAFQTEGAFDAEKYDFLLRQQGYTPNSYNALLSEEMAVNQLIRGITGTGFATAQEVALLAGLAEQKRSFYYLTIPAKDVLEQTEIPEEALVAFYEENQTRFMTDEQVIVNYLELSTDMLLQEVTVDEAVLREQYEQEVANSNAAASRRVAHILIEPGNNQQSLLNELVAKLKAGEDFAKLASQYSMDYGTSEIGGDLGFSRPGDLPAKLEVALDALEVGQISGPVASEAGTHILKLLDVKEAAVIAFEERRDALEQTIRQQLATELLLGRIDKLRDLSYNADSLQGTAAELGLDVERSEAFSRQGGAGIAQYPAVVKAAFGEDVLENGYTSEVIELSDSRVVVLSLHERLPAAVKPLSIVRADIEAELRQKVVKEQLLTTAEQYLQRLNSGETIEDIAKAEKLDWQVSLDTRRVGGNMDGSLLGYVFAMQQPDKTPSNGGLFLENNDYVLVSLSKVEQGDISKLSRDQRNGLKASSAMASAGREFQSYQKALLDEAEVSLLVQ from the coding sequence ATGCTGCAGAATTTTCGCGATAATATGAAAGGCGTTACAGCGTTTCTTTTAGTGGGCATAATTATCATTCCGTTTGCACTGTTTGGTGTGGACTCCATTTTTTTAAGTGGCAGTTCTGTAGAGAAGGCTGCTACGGTGAATGGCGAGCCTATTTCCAAGTTGCGCCTGCAACAGGCGGTAGCAATAAGGAAGCAGCAGATTCTGAATCGGTTTCAGGATATCTCTCCCGAATTGATTGATGACCAGCAACTACAGGGACCCGTATTGAATGAACTGGTGCGTCAGAAAGCCTTGCAAATTGAAGCGAAATCACACGACATTGTGATTCCGCAAAAACGTGTCTATCAGGCCTTGCTCGACACAGAAGCATTTCAAACAGAGGGTGCTTTTGATGCCGAAAAGTATGACTTTCTGCTGCGTCAGCAGGGTTACACGCCGAATTCCTACAACGCGCTTCTCAGTGAGGAGATGGCCGTCAATCAGCTTATAAGAGGCATCACGGGGACCGGTTTTGCGACAGCACAGGAAGTCGCATTGTTGGCGGGATTGGCAGAGCAAAAAAGAAGTTTTTATTACCTGACGATTCCGGCCAAAGATGTGCTTGAGCAGACTGAAATCCCAGAAGAAGCCCTTGTCGCATTTTACGAGGAGAATCAGACACGGTTTATGACGGACGAGCAGGTGATCGTCAATTATCTGGAGCTTTCTACCGACATGCTCCTTCAGGAGGTCACGGTCGATGAAGCTGTTCTGCGTGAGCAATACGAGCAGGAAGTCGCTAATTCCAATGCTGCGGCGTCGAGAAGAGTTGCCCACATTCTGATAGAACCTGGTAATAATCAACAGAGCCTCCTGAATGAGCTTGTCGCAAAACTGAAAGCGGGTGAAGATTTTGCCAAGCTCGCAAGCCAATATTCGATGGATTATGGCACCTCGGAAATAGGTGGTGATCTCGGATTTTCTCGCCCTGGAGACCTGCCTGCAAAACTGGAGGTTGCACTTGATGCACTTGAAGTCGGTCAGATTTCAGGCCCGGTTGCCAGTGAAGCTGGCACCCATATTTTGAAATTGCTGGACGTTAAAGAAGCCGCAGTTATTGCTTTTGAAGAGCGCCGCGATGCGCTTGAACAAACGATCAGACAGCAACTGGCGACGGAGTTGCTGCTAGGACGTATCGATAAGTTGAGAGACCTTTCCTATAACGCTGATTCCTTGCAGGGCACAGCGGCTGAACTGGGACTTGATGTCGAACGCTCTGAAGCATTCAGTCGTCAAGGTGGAGCGGGCATTGCCCAGTACCCTGCGGTAGTGAAAGCCGCCTTTGGAGAGGATGTACTGGAAAACGGGTATACCAGTGAAGTTATTGAGCTTTCCGATAGCAGGGTTGTGGTGCTGTCACTGCATGAGCGTCTTCCTGCCGCTGTTAAACCGCTGTCGATAGTCAGGGCTGATATTGAAGCGGAGCTCCGGCAGAAAGTCGTCAAAGAGCAATTGCTGACTACTGCAGAGCAATACCTTCAGCGCCTGAACAGCGGTGAAACAATTGAAGATATAGCCAAGGCAGAAAAACTCGACTGGCAGGTAAGCCTTGATACACGCCGGGTGGGAGGCAATATGGATGGGTCGTTACTGGGCTATGTTTTCGCCATGCAGCAGCCTGACAAGACACCCAGCAATGGTGGCTTGTTTCTGGAAAACAATGATTATGTGCTTGTTTCGTTGAGCAAGGTTGAGCAGGGTGATATTTCAAAGTTATCCAGGGATCAGCGTAACGGTCTCAAAGCTTCTTCAGCAATGGCCTCGGCTGGCAGGGAATTTCAGTCGTATCAGAAGGCTCTCCTCGACGAAGCCGAGGTGTCTCTGCTTGTGCAGTAG
- a CDS encoding LysM peptidoglycan-binding domain-containing protein: protein MQKHKKLTSAWLGTLALTGILVGCTQQQPTPAAFEPVTSELGDNVISPDDLSTSPVNTNVIFSDTLETEKTEDLWARIREGMALSEHSHPKLDKQIKWYANNQSYIDRVTERGQRYLFHIVNELENNDMPLELALLPVVESAFDPFAYSHSHAAGLWQFIPDTGERFGLDRNWWYDGRRDPVASTEAAIKYLSYLHQYFDGDWLLALAAYNSGEGNVKRAIARNERNGKPTDFWSLNLPKETKAYVPQLLAVSAIIRQPEEYEIKLPALANEPYFDTVSLNDQADLSQIAKMAQIDTSEIYQLNAGYNRWVTQPDGPQQLLLPVGAIDTFNDALTSTPKSEWVPIKEYLVKKGDNLSTIAHQHNVSVRQLKSSNQLDSDFLKIGQRLKIPGTGLDHPIGSLATTYTVKSGDSLWKIARQHKVKITDITRWNNLSTRTPLQQGQILKLNPTPATPHMAGTKKVRYKVRRGDSLSRIASKFDLKINQIINWNKLNPGSYLQPGQRLTLFVDIRNI from the coding sequence ATGCAGAAACATAAAAAACTAACATCGGCATGGCTCGGAACGCTGGCACTGACAGGCATACTGGTTGGCTGTACTCAGCAGCAACCGACACCCGCTGCATTTGAGCCCGTCACATCTGAATTAGGTGATAATGTTATCAGCCCGGACGATCTGTCAACTTCCCCGGTCAATACCAATGTTATTTTCAGCGACACATTAGAAACAGAAAAAACCGAAGATCTCTGGGCACGTATTCGGGAAGGAATGGCGCTCAGTGAACATTCCCACCCAAAACTGGATAAACAGATTAAGTGGTACGCCAACAATCAAAGCTACATTGACCGCGTCACAGAGCGGGGCCAGCGATATTTGTTTCACATTGTTAACGAACTGGAAAACAATGATATGCCGTTGGAGCTTGCGTTGTTGCCAGTAGTAGAAAGTGCATTCGACCCGTTCGCCTATTCCCACAGTCACGCCGCAGGACTCTGGCAATTTATTCCAGACACAGGGGAGCGATTCGGCCTTGACCGGAATTGGTGGTATGACGGGCGACGCGATCCGGTCGCCTCCACGGAAGCGGCAATCAAGTACCTGTCTTATTTGCATCAATATTTTGACGGCGACTGGCTACTGGCTCTCGCCGCCTATAACAGTGGTGAAGGCAACGTTAAGCGCGCCATCGCCCGCAATGAACGCAATGGTAAACCAACGGATTTCTGGTCTCTCAACCTGCCCAAGGAGACCAAGGCCTATGTACCTCAGTTGCTTGCCGTATCTGCAATCATACGACAACCGGAAGAATATGAGATAAAATTGCCAGCACTGGCAAATGAGCCCTATTTTGATACTGTTTCACTTAATGATCAGGCAGATCTTTCCCAGATTGCAAAAATGGCCCAAATAGACACCAGCGAAATTTATCAATTAAACGCTGGCTACAATCGCTGGGTAACACAACCGGACGGCCCGCAGCAGTTACTGCTACCCGTCGGTGCTATAGACACTTTCAACGATGCATTGACAAGCACCCCGAAATCAGAATGGGTGCCGATCAAGGAGTACCTGGTTAAAAAGGGTGACAACCTCTCTACTATTGCCCACCAGCACAATGTCAGTGTCCGCCAACTGAAATCTTCCAACCAGCTTGACAGCGATTTCCTCAAAATCGGCCAGCGTTTGAAAATACCCGGCACTGGCCTGGATCACCCGATTGGAAGTCTCGCAACAACGTACACCGTTAAAAGTGGTGACTCGCTTTGGAAAATAGCCCGGCAACACAAGGTTAAAATTACTGACATTACACGCTGGAACAATTTGAGTACCCGTACCCCCCTGCAGCAGGGTCAGATTTTAAAACTGAATCCAACCCCGGCAACACCCCATATGGCGGGCACAAAAAAAGTACGTTACAAAGTTCGCAGGGGAGATTCCCTATCCCGTATAGCGAGCAAATTCGACCTCAAAATCAATCAAATCATAAACTGGAACAAGTTAAATCCGGGAAGCTATCTTCAGCCTGGACAACGCCTGACCCTGTTTGTTGATATTCGCAATATTTAA
- the gloB gene encoding hydroxyacylglutathione hydrolase has product MLVVHTIPAFSDNYIWLFHHQSERQAYVVDPGDAAPVLKALQEHQLELAGILVTHQHPDHIGGITELLNRHDIPVYGPADINLVSHPLGNGDKLWLADVDFSVLAVPGHTLNHLAYFGNTGSDQPPVLFCGDTLFAAGCGRLFEGSPQQMYDSLQSIADLPAHTLVYCAHEYTLSNLKFALAVDPDNQDLQQRNASCMKLREKDISTVPFTLAEDLKTNPFLRSQSPAIIAAAKNRASTEDPVSVFAAIRAWKDNF; this is encoded by the coding sequence ATGCTTGTTGTTCACACTATTCCAGCTTTCTCAGACAATTACATCTGGCTTTTTCATCACCAGAGTGAACGTCAAGCCTATGTGGTAGACCCGGGAGATGCAGCCCCTGTCTTAAAGGCGCTGCAGGAACATCAATTGGAGCTGGCGGGCATTCTGGTTACCCACCAGCACCCTGACCATATCGGCGGCATCACCGAGCTGCTGAACAGGCATGATATTCCTGTCTATGGTCCTGCTGATATTAATCTGGTCAGTCATCCACTTGGGAACGGCGACAAATTGTGGCTGGCTGACGTAGATTTCTCAGTACTGGCCGTACCCGGTCACACACTTAACCACCTCGCCTATTTCGGTAATACCGGGTCTGACCAACCCCCTGTGCTGTTCTGTGGAGACACCTTGTTTGCAGCAGGTTGTGGCCGACTATTCGAAGGCAGCCCGCAGCAGATGTACGATTCCCTGCAAAGCATTGCTGATCTCCCGGCTCACACGCTGGTGTACTGCGCACACGAATACACCTTGTCAAATTTGAAATTTGCTCTTGCCGTAGACCCGGACAACCAGGACCTCCAGCAGCGCAATGCAAGCTGCATGAAGCTCCGGGAAAAAGACATTTCTACCGTTCCTTTTACGCTTGCTGAGGACCTGAAAACCAACCCCTTTCTTCGTAGCCAGAGCCCTGCCATCATTGCCGCTGCAAAAAATCGTGCCTCAACCGAAGACCCAGTGAGTGTTTTTGCAGCGATTCGTGCCTGGAAAGACAACTTTTGA
- a CDS encoding class I SAM-dependent methyltransferase, with protein sequence MSEKSGESARDQLASWFASPFGSYLLASERHALEKSMSRLRGYHLMQLAGTGKPLIDVSLGHSHGFSIAPFKLNGNVGSIADFEALPLPYETIDTAILHHALEFSANPHQVLNEAARVIAPGGHIVLVVFNPYSCFGLIKAMARFFSCNPVWRANNLRYGRLMDWLKLLGFQHTDTAHGCHQLPFSWQGWLKKTAVLRRLDKRNACPGGNYYVIIARKQVAPLTPTGKPFWRSLGAPLVPSMKVSPIKKTVCEKKCE encoded by the coding sequence TTGTCTGAAAAATCGGGGGAAAGTGCAAGGGATCAGCTGGCCAGTTGGTTTGCTTCTCCTTTTGGCTCTTATTTGCTGGCCTCTGAGCGTCATGCACTTGAGAAAAGTATGAGTCGGCTGCGCGGTTATCATTTGATGCAGCTTGCTGGCACCGGAAAACCATTGATAGATGTCAGTCTGGGACATTCTCACGGTTTTTCTATTGCGCCCTTCAAGCTCAACGGTAACGTTGGCAGTATTGCTGATTTTGAAGCATTACCTCTTCCATATGAAACGATTGATACGGCCATCCTTCACCACGCACTGGAATTTTCAGCCAATCCGCACCAGGTTCTCAACGAAGCTGCCCGGGTGATAGCGCCTGGCGGACATATTGTACTTGTGGTTTTTAACCCCTACAGCTGCTTCGGGCTGATTAAAGCGATGGCACGGTTTTTCTCTTGCAACCCTGTATGGAGGGCTAATAATCTTCGTTATGGCCGCTTAATGGATTGGTTAAAATTACTGGGCTTTCAGCATACAGATACCGCTCATGGCTGCCATCAGCTACCTTTTTCCTGGCAGGGATGGCTGAAAAAAACAGCTGTGTTACGGCGACTGGATAAAAGGAATGCCTGCCCAGGCGGTAATTATTATGTCATTATCGCCCGCAAACAGGTTGCGCCATTAACACCGACGGGCAAACCTTTCTGGAGATCCCTGGGAGCTCCGCTAGTACCGTCAATGAAAGTCTCACCCATCAAAAAGACGGTTTGTGAAAAAAAATGCGAATGA
- the rnhA gene encoding ribonuclease HI: MSELKQVEIFTDGACRGNPGPGGWGVLLRYGDEEKTLYGGEEHTTNNRMELTAAIEALAALKKPCMVELTTDSEYVRQGISSWLQNWKKRGWKTAAKKPVKNVDLWQRLDQESGRHKINWHWVKGHSGHRENEIADQLANRGIDSL; this comes from the coding sequence ATGTCCGAGTTAAAACAGGTTGAAATTTTTACTGATGGCGCCTGCCGTGGAAATCCGGGACCCGGTGGTTGGGGAGTACTGCTTCGCTACGGCGATGAAGAAAAAACGCTTTATGGCGGAGAAGAACACACGACTAATAACCGTATGGAGTTGACCGCTGCAATAGAAGCTCTCGCTGCGCTAAAGAAACCCTGTATGGTCGAACTGACGACAGACTCAGAGTATGTGCGGCAGGGTATAAGCAGCTGGTTGCAAAACTGGAAAAAGCGAGGGTGGAAAACTGCTGCGAAGAAGCCGGTAAAAAACGTCGATTTATGGCAGCGGCTGGATCAGGAGTCTGGTCGCCATAAGATCAATTGGCATTGGGTGAAAGGGCACAGCGGCCATCGGGAAAATGAAATAGCAGATCAGCTGGCAAACAGGGGAATTGATTCTCTTTAG
- the dnaQ gene encoding DNA polymerase III subunit epsilon, which produces MRQIVLDTETTGLEVSQDHRIIEIGCVELIDRKLTGRHYHQYINPERDIDEGAIEVHGISNEFLEDKPVFSKIAQEFLEFIQGAELVIHNAPFDTGFINHEFSKLQGFDPVESLCPVIDTLVMARQKHPGQKNNLDALCKRYFVDNSQRDLHGALLDAEILADVYLLMTGGQVDLMLNANQSESGKAEAEIRRLSENRSPLRVIRASEAELAIHQQKLASIDQASNGNCVWLRAGPEVQ; this is translated from the coding sequence ATGAGACAGATTGTTCTGGACACTGAGACCACCGGCCTGGAAGTCAGTCAGGATCACCGGATTATTGAAATTGGGTGTGTTGAGCTGATCGATCGTAAGCTGACCGGTCGGCACTACCACCAGTATATTAACCCTGAGCGTGATATCGACGAGGGCGCAATAGAGGTCCACGGTATATCCAATGAGTTCCTTGAAGACAAACCGGTTTTTTCAAAGATCGCACAGGAGTTCCTTGAGTTTATTCAAGGGGCGGAGCTGGTGATTCATAACGCCCCGTTCGATACTGGTTTTATCAATCACGAGTTTTCAAAGTTACAGGGTTTTGATCCGGTTGAATCACTTTGCCCGGTGATTGATACCTTGGTAATGGCTCGCCAGAAGCATCCGGGACAAAAGAATAATCTTGATGCGCTCTGTAAACGCTATTTTGTAGATAATTCACAGCGTGATCTGCACGGTGCTTTGCTTGATGCCGAGATTCTTGCCGATGTCTACCTGTTGATGACAGGAGGGCAGGTTGATTTGATGCTGAATGCAAATCAGTCAGAGTCAGGCAAAGCCGAGGCGGAAATAAGACGGTTGTCCGAAAACCGAAGCCCCCTTCGAGTAATTCGTGCATCTGAAGCGGAGCTGGCCATTCATCAGCAGAAACTCGCGTCAATAGATCAGGCCAGTAATGGCAACTGTGTATGGCTCAGAGCTGGCCCTGAAGTACAGTAG
- the nhaB gene encoding sodium/proton antiporter NhaB — protein MPQSTFHSLGKNFLGNSPSWYKWTILVFLIANPILVAVAGPFVTGWCLILEFIFTLAMALKCYPLQPGGLLAIEAVLLGLTHPQAVYQEALANFQVILLLIFMVAGIHFMRDLLLFTFTKLLIGIRSKALLSLLFSIAGAFLSAFLDALTVTAVLISVAIGFYSVYHKVASGKILNHSGHDHSDDTNVHEYHRSDLDQFRSFLRSLIMHGAVGTALGGVCTLVGEPQNLLIAEKAGWTFVQFYLQMAPVTMPVLACGLLTCLLLEKLGWFGYGAKIPEEVRSVLVDFSNEQSKQRSDREKAALIVQAIVGIILVLGLAFHLAEVGIIGLTVIVLLTAFNGVIEEHQIGHAFEEALPFTALLVVFFAIVAVIHEQHLFAPVTHAVLAMDIGVQPVMFFIANGVLSMISDNVFVATVYINEVANALANGDISREHFDKLAIAINTGTNLPSVATPNGQAAFLFLLTSALAPLIRLSYGKMVVMAFPYTIVLSGVGVLCVAFML, from the coding sequence ATGCCTCAATCGACGTTTCATTCTCTCGGCAAAAACTTTCTCGGCAACTCTCCCTCATGGTACAAATGGACAATTTTGGTTTTCCTGATTGCCAACCCGATTCTGGTTGCTGTTGCGGGCCCTTTTGTGACCGGCTGGTGCCTTATTCTGGAATTCATTTTTACCTTGGCAATGGCGTTAAAGTGCTACCCGCTGCAACCTGGTGGCTTACTGGCGATTGAAGCCGTTCTACTCGGGCTAACACACCCTCAGGCAGTCTATCAGGAGGCTCTGGCAAACTTTCAGGTTATCCTGTTATTGATTTTCATGGTTGCTGGCATTCACTTTATGAGGGATTTGCTGCTCTTCACTTTCACCAAGCTGCTGATCGGCATTCGTTCAAAGGCGTTACTCTCTCTACTGTTCTCAATAGCCGGTGCGTTCCTGTCCGCCTTCCTCGATGCTCTTACTGTAACCGCTGTGCTCATCAGTGTTGCCATTGGTTTCTATTCGGTTTATCACAAGGTGGCTTCCGGAAAGATTCTAAACCATAGCGGCCACGATCACAGCGACGACACCAATGTTCATGAATATCACCGCAGTGATCTTGATCAGTTTCGCTCATTTTTGCGCAGCTTGATCATGCACGGCGCCGTGGGTACCGCACTGGGTGGTGTTTGCACTCTGGTGGGCGAACCTCAAAACCTGTTGATTGCAGAAAAGGCCGGCTGGACCTTTGTCCAGTTCTACCTGCAAATGGCCCCCGTTACTATGCCCGTTCTTGCTTGCGGACTCCTCACCTGCCTGTTGCTGGAAAAGCTGGGCTGGTTTGGTTACGGAGCCAAAATTCCTGAAGAGGTTCGGTCAGTGCTTGTTGATTTCAGTAATGAACAGAGTAAGCAACGCTCTGATCGTGAAAAGGCAGCGCTCATTGTACAGGCCATCGTCGGCATCATTCTGGTTCTGGGATTGGCATTTCACCTCGCAGAGGTGGGCATCATTGGCCTGACTGTAATTGTACTGTTAACCGCCTTTAATGGTGTCATTGAAGAGCATCAAATAGGTCATGCCTTTGAAGAAGCATTACCCTTCACAGCGCTGTTAGTGGTCTTTTTTGCCATCGTGGCAGTGATTCATGAACAGCATTTATTTGCCCCGGTCACCCATGCCGTGCTGGCAATGGACATCGGCGTACAGCCTGTTATGTTCTTTATTGCTAACGGGGTGCTTTCCATGATCAGTGACAACGTCTTTGTTGCCACGGTTTACATTAACGAAGTAGCCAATGCTCTGGCAAATGGTGATATTTCGCGAGAGCATTTTGACAAGCTGGCCATTGCAATTAACACCGGAACCAATCTGCCCAGTGTCGCCACACCCAACGGTCAGGCGGCTTTTCTATTTTTGCTGACTTCGGCGCTGGCACCGCTGATTCGCTTATCGTACGGAAAAATGGTTGTTATGGCTTTCCCCTACACCATAGTGTTATCAGGCGTCGGGGTTTTATGCGTCGCTTTTATGCTGTAG